CGGTCGAGGCGAGCCGCCTCACAGCGCCTGCCGTCCGAAGAGGCCCTGGGGCCGCACCACCAGCACGATGAGCATGGGCAGGAAGAGCACGACGTACGCGAGCTCGGGAAACATGGCCTGGCCGAAGTTGTAGAGGAAGCCGACCACGAAGCTACCCACGAGCGAGCCGAGCAGGCTGCCGCTCCCGCCCAGGATGACGACGACGAGAGCCAGGGGCAGCATCTCCTGGTCGAGCCCCGGATAGACGGAGAGGATGGGGCCGCCGATGACGCCGGCAAAGCCGGCCAGCCATGCCCCCAGGCAGAAGACGATGGTAAAGAGCCGCGAGACCCGGATGCCCACCACCCGAGCCATGGACGGATCGTCGACGCCGGCGCGGATCATGGCGCCGAGCCGCGTCCGGTCGAGCAACGCCCACAGCGCGGCCGCGAAGATCACGGCGATGAGGCTGATTGCGAGGCGATACGTGGGGAAGCCCAGCCCCAGCAGAGAAGTCGCGCCACGCAGACCTCTCGGCGTGTCGATGCGGATGGGATCACCGGTCCACACCATGAGGCAGACGTCGGCGACCATGAAGGAGAGCCCGAGGGTGACCAGGACCTGCGCCAGCTCCGCGCCGGCCAATCGGCGCAGGATGAGGCGCTCGACGATGCCGCCGAAGGCGGCGACAAGCAGCCCCCCGACGAGGGCGGCCGCCCAGAAATTGAACCCGCGCGCGATCAGGCTAGTGGCGAAGTAGGCGCCCAGCATGAAGAACGAGCCGTGCGCCAGGTTCGGAATTTTCATCAGCCCGAAGATCAGCGAGAAGCCGGCGGACAGGAGAAAGAGAAGGCCGCCGAGCGTGATGCTGTTGACGGCCAACACCACCCACAAGTTCATGCGTTCCGTTCCGAGCGGCGGCTTTACCGCCGCAACTCTGTTCTTGGGGGAGGTCGGGAGGGGGCCGCCGAGGCCCCCTCCTGTGATCTTCAGCTCTTCAGCGGCGGATAGTCCCGCGAGTAGACGGGCTGCGAGAGGAACCACTTTTCGTCATAGGTCCAGAACTGACTCACCTTGGGATAGGTCTTGATCGTCGTATTGACGAGCTTGTCCCCCTTCTTCTCGCAGCGGCGGATGTAGAAGGCGCCGACGACGTTTCCCAAGCGATCGAAGGTGAAGGGCCCGCGCGGCGTGTCGGTGAGCGACACCGCGCGGAGCGCCCGGTTAAAGGCTTCCCGGTCCTCCGTCTTCCCGCCTGTCTTCTCGAGCGCCGCCTCCGCGATCATGCCGTTGATGTAGAGGCCGGCCGCGTAGAGACCCGGGATATTGCCGTAGTCTTTCACCATCCCGTCGACGAGCCGCTTGTTGCTCGGCGTGTCGAGATCGCCCGTGTAGAACGAGCAGGAGATCAGCCCGATCGCCTCGTCGCCGTAGCTCTTGAGGAGCGCATCGTCGCAGGCCGTCCCCCCGCCGAGCACGGGCAGCGTGAGCCCCTGGTCCTTGTACTGCTTCATGAACTTCAGCGGGTTCGATCCCGCGAAGCCCTGGACGACGGC
The sequence above is drawn from the Candidatus Methylomirabilota bacterium genome and encodes:
- a CDS encoding branched-chain amino acid ABC transporter permease, giving the protein MNLWVVLAVNSITLGGLLFLLSAGFSLIFGLMKIPNLAHGSFFMLGAYFATSLIARGFNFWAAALVGGLLVAAFGGIVERLILRRLAGAELAQVLVTLGLSFMVADVCLMVWTGDPIRIDTPRGLRGATSLLGLGFPTYRLAISLIAVIFAAALWALLDRTRLGAMIRAGVDDPSMARVVGIRVSRLFTIVFCLGAWLAGFAGVIGGPILSVYPGLDQEMLPLALVVVILGGSGSLLGSLVGSFVVGFLYNFGQAMFPELAYVVLFLPMLIVLVVRPQGLFGRQAL